From the genome of Halomonas sp. LR3S48:
GCTGCCTGGGACTTTACCCTCGGCTACCTGGTGATGGGCGCCCTGTTTCTTTATTTTGCCTGGCAGCAGGAAAAGCTGGCAGCACCGCACGTATCGTCATCGAAGCCTGCTGCGGTCACATCACCGCCAGCCACTGACTGAGCTGACAAGCACCGGGGGGCGCAGCAGCGCCCCCCGGTTCCTCGTTCTGCAACACCCTCGGTTGCCGTATCAGGGCTCAGTTGGCGTCGATGGCGCCTTCGGCTTCCGTCTCACTCTCGGCAGTCCCCCTGATACGATCACGATTTGCTTCGATCCGATCCTGGGCAGGCTCAGCGGCTCGCTCCATCGCACGGTCCAGCCCCGGGGCTTTCGTACGGCTGTCGGCATCGACCTCGGTCTCCGTCTCTGCGTCGGCCTCAACCTCTGATTCGACGCCGATGTCCTCCGTGGACTCCGCCTCCACATCGCTCTCGGCATTGGCATCCCCATCAAGGCTACCTTCGGCATCGCCATCAAGGTCACCATCGGCGTCGCTATCGACATCGCCTTCGGCATCACCGTCAAGGCCACCCTCGGCACTGCCATCGACGCTGCCCTCGGCACCTCCATCAAGGCCACCCTCGGCACTGCCATCGACGCCGCCCTCGGCAGCTCCATCAAGGCCACCCTCGGCACTGCCATCGACGCCGCCCTCGGCACCTCCATCAAGGCCACCATCGGTACTGCCGTCGACGCCGCCCTCGGCACCTCCATCAAGGCCACCATCGGCATCGCCGGCCTGGGCCAGCAGCATGGTAGAAGACTCACTGGTCATACCTACCGCGGACAAATTGCCGCTCTGCCACTCTTCCGTCTCGGCATGAGCGGTCGCGCCGGCCAGACCGGCAAAAATCAGAGCCATACTGGCAGTCAGTGTCTTGAGCTTCATAGTGCCTCCTTGGCCCGTTTCCTTGGGCTATTCCGGTGAGACTCCTCACGAGCGGCTCAACAGCGATACCGCTCGTCCTTCACCTAGCGAGAGACATGCCACGAAAAGACAAAGTGTTGAGAAAAGATGCAGTTATAAAAGAACGCCGTTTTATTAATAGCTTTTGCAACTCGCCCTCGCGGCGTTAACTGTCGCAACGAAGCAACAGCAACCAGAGAGAGATCGCGCAGAATGACGGCTTGACGAAAAATCCCCCTGTCTGCCTTTCACGACACGAATAGGCGGGAATCATCTTACGACAGGGCCTGTTGCCTCTCCGACGTGACAAGGCCCTACCAGAATTCGGCAGGGCCTTGTCGATGCAAGCCTGGGCGCTATGTCACGCAGCGTAACGGGATACGTTCAGGCCGTTTGGGTTCGATGGTGGGATAACGCACGAATTTAGGGACGAGAAGCAAAGCGACGGGCAGTACAGCGGCTCCCAGAAAGGAAGCCGCTGCCGAGACCGAACTTACTGCGCGGGCTGGGCCGGCTGGCCCTCCTGCTGCTGCATCTGATTCTGCAGGTCTTGCATCTGTTGCTGTTGCTGGGCAATCGCCTCATCCAACTGCTGACGCTGCTCCTCGGTGAACACCGACTCGATGCGAGACTGCAGCAAGACCGTCTCGGCCGTGATCTCGCCAGTCAAGTCGCCGAGCCGTGACGCATCCTCACGAATGACGTTTTCATCGTAATCGGGTCCGACATAATCGCCGAGACGTGCCTGAAGCGCCTGGGCTTCCTGCTCCTTGGGTGCCAGCTGACGCTCGGCCTCGTCCAGCAGGCTACGGATCTCCTGCTGCTGGTTCTCGTCCAGGTCGAGCAATTGATCGAGCTGATCCACCTGATCCCCCTGGGGCGGGGCCTGCATCTGCTGAGCCGACACTACGCCAGCAATACCCAAGGTGAGCGCGATCGTTGCCAGAAACTTGGTGAGCTTCATTACTTACTCCATTCCATCAGAGTTGCTTTCATGACTCGACACTGTCGAGTCACTACGTCCTAACCCTGACAGCGGAACAGGCGTCAGGTTCGCTCCCCAGGCAAAAGTTTCGACTCGGAACGGGTATCGGCTTCTCTTCGCGCCAACATACGGCGCATCAGTTGCCAGGCGATCGCTCCGGCCAGCACATTGCCGAGCGCTGCCCCCATGGCGAGCCCCGACAGGCCGCCAAGCAAAGCCCCCAACCAGAGAAACGGCAGGTAGCAAAGGAAAAGCCTTGCCATGGACATCAGCATGGCACGCAGCGGCCAACCCAGCGCATTACCAGCGGACACCACCAGCATGCAGACACCCAGCGCTGCGTAACTCGGCAGCAGAAAACGGATCAGCACTGCCAGGTCGTCACGCACGTCGGGGCTGCCCGCCAGCAGCTCAGCGGCCCAAGGCGACAGCAGCGCCAAGAGGGTGCCCAGCACGAGCTGCCATCCCACCACGATCTTCAGCGCCAGACGCACCAACTCCCTGATCTGCGCCCAGTCGCCAGCGCCATAGCAACGCCCCAGCCAGGGCGGCAGTGACATGGTCATGGCCAGCACCACGACCAGAACCAGGGTTTCGAGTCGACTCGCAAGGCCCCATGCCGCCACTGACGACTCCCCCAGGCTCGCTACCACCGAGACGGCGAGCATGGCCGCCAGCGGTGGCATCAGTTGGCTGACCATGGCCGGCCCGGAAATCGCTACAAAGGGGCGCCACGAAACAGCCAGCTCCCGCCTGAGCCCGCTTCGCGCCAGCCAATCGTTCTGACGCAGTCGCTTGACGACCAGCAGCAGGCCGCTGGCAAAGGCCACCGCCGTGGCCCACGCCGCTCCCGGGAGACCAAGCCCGGACCAGGGGCCAATGCCGAAGATGAAAAGCGGATCCAGCAGTAGATTGACGAGACTGGTCATCACCATCAACTTGCCGGGCAGCCGCGTATCGCCATGGGCACGAAACAGGCTGTAGACGAAGTAGAGAACCGCTCCCAGCCACGCGGCAAGTAGCTGTGGGGCCCAGTAGTCGCGGATCAGTACTCGCGTTGCCGCGTCGGCACCCAGGCGCGAGAAAATGGGCGCCTGGGCCCACCACAGCACGAACGCGAGCATGGCGATGATGGAACCTCCCGCCATCAGCACCAGCGAGCCAAGACGCCGCGCCCTGCCCGCTTCGCCGGCACCGAGTGCACGCGAGATCAACGCCGCGATGGCGATGCCAAGCCCTACTTGCACGCCAATGATGAGAAAGGTCAGTGGAAAGGTGAACGACTGCGCCGCCAGCGGCGCCGTACCCAGGCGAGCAACGAAGGCACTATCCACCAGTTGGAAGCCGAGCAGTGCCGACACCCCGATGGCCATCGGCCAGGTCTGACGCCAGAGCGCCGGGCCCAACCGAAATATGGCGGCATCGCGAGAAGCATGCGGTATCACTATGACACTGTCTCCAGATCCGTATCGAGACGGACATCGACACAGAACATGACGGGATCTTCAGAAAATTCGTCGAGCATCACATGATAGGAGTAGACCGGCACCGGATTCCCTTGTTTGTCCCGCAGTACCAGGCGCCCTGGTGGTATTGCCTTACCCTCACGCAACCATGCCGAGTGATCTCGTATCACCTGCGCTTGCATGGACTCGGGAATGATGAGCTCTTCGAGGTAGCGACCGGCTGCCTCTCCGGCCTGATAGCCGTACAGTCGAACACTCTCCTCATTCCAGTAAATCACCCGCCGCTTGCGGTCATAGCCTTGGACCGCGACATTCGGCAGGCTTTCCAGCAGCAGCCTGAAACGCGAATCACCTTGGCAAGCCTTGCTGCCTGAGCGTAGCCGGCGCCGTGATGATGGCCACAGGCAACGAAGAGATCTGAATAAATAGCGCACCGGCAGACTCCAAGACCGAGTTAAGCCTGCATGGTACTGGAATTCAGTTACAGCACCTTAACGACTTGCTTAACGGACACCCTCGGCTGCGCCGAGGGTGTCAACACGCCAAAGAGCGCTGCTACTGACGTACGCCCTCGAAGGTAACGTAGAGTTCGAGTTCATGCATCGCTTCGGGGAAGTCGCTCATGTCGATACCGAAGTCGGCCAAGGTCAGCATGGTGCTGCCCTCGAAGCCGGCGCGATAGCCGCCCCAGGGGTCCTCGCCTTCACCCATCAGAGTTACCGGCATCTCGATCTCACGGGTCTCGCCATGCAGGGTCAGCTCACCGGTCAACACGCCCTCATCGTCACCGTTGGGCGTGAAGCCGGTGGAGACGAAGGTGGCGGTCGGATACTCGCTTGCATCCAGGAAATCGCTGCTGGTGAAGTGCTTGTCACGCTCGGCATTATTGGTGTTCAGGCTACCCACCTGAACCTCCATTTCCACGCTCGACGCTTCGAGGTCTTCAGGGTCGTAGTGGAAGCGACCTTCGAATTCTTCGAAGTTGCCAAGGATATAAGAGAAGCCGAGGTGGTTGATCTTGAACTGGATGAAGGCGTGCTGCCCCTCGGTATCCACCACGTAGTCGTCGGCCAGGGCCAGGCCGGTGGCGGCCAGGGAAACGGCACCGAGGGCAGTGGCGAGTACGGCTTTCTTGAACATGAGTCTCTCCTTAGATTGAAGCGCCCGCAGGCGCTGGCGTTCAACGGCGACGCGTACGTGCCGGGTTCAACATGCGAGTGACGGTATCATGGCGATCGAGAAAATGGTGCTTCAGCGCCGCCAGTGTGTGCCCTGCCGCCAGCAACAGCAGGGCCACAGCGCTGTACCAGTGAATCTCTCCGGCAATACTGGCCTGGTCGGGCAAGTGGCTGAGGAGCGCGGGCACCTCGAACCAGTCGAAGACGCTGATGCCACGCCCGCGGGCAGTGGAAATCAGATAGCCGCTGATCATGACGGTGAGCATCAGCACGTAAAGGGCAATATGGCCAAGGTGAGCCGCGACACGTTCCAGGCGGCTACCGTGGCTGACTGGCGTGGGCTGGAACAGACGCCAGAGCACGCGCAGCAGTGTGGCGAAAAGCAGCAGCATGCCAATGGAACGATGCCACCATGGAGCACGGTTGTACCAGGGGTCGTAATAGCCCAGGTCCGTCATCCACCAACCGAGAATGAACAAGCCCACGATTGCCGCGGCACTGATCCAATGAAGCATAATGCTGACCAGGCCCCAGCCTGAGCGGGTGTTGCACCACATTTCTCGCTCCCGTTGAGCTTCGTTCTCGATGGGAGGCAGCATACCGTAACGAATGCTCAGGATGCGCTGAAAAAACCGAACGTCACGTTCGTAAAAATTCCCGAATCGGGATCAGGCCAACGCATCGAGCCCACGCGCCAGATCGGCGCGTATGTCCTCCAATGCCTCGAGCCCCACCGCAACGCGGACCAGCCCCTCGCCAATGCCGGCCGCCTCCTTCTGTGCATCGGAAAGGCGCCCGTGGGTGGTGGTACCGGGATGGGTGATGGTGGTCTTGACGTCACCCAGGTTGCCGGTGATCGACAGCATACGGGTGGCATCAATGACCGACCAGGCTGACTCGCGCCCTCCTTTCACCTCGAAACCCAACACCGCCCCATAACCGCCCTGCTGACGGCTGGCCAGCTCATGCTGCGGGTGGTCCGGCAGGCCGCTATAGTGAACCTTCGTCACCGCCGGATGCGCCTGCAACCACAGGGCTAGTGCCTGGGCGTTCTCGCAGTGGGCGCGCATGCGCAGGTTGAGCGTCTCCAGCCCCTTGGTGAAGATCCAGGCGTTGAACGGGCTCAGGCAAGGCCCACAGGTGCGTACCACGCCGAATACCTCCTCGAGCTCCTTGTCACGCCCCACCACGGCGCCACCGACCGCTCGTCCCTGCCCATCCAGATATTTGGTGGCGGAGTGAATCACCAGGTCCGCCCCCAGCGCCAGCGGCTTTTGCAGCGCCGGAGTCAGAAAGCAATTGTCGATGGCAAGCAGTGCGTCGGTGCGATGGGCGATCTCAGCGAGCGCCGCGATATCGACGACTTCAGAGAGCGGGTTGGAGGGCGTCTCGGCGAACAGCAGGCGCGTCCGGGACGTAATTGCCGCCTCCCAGGCCGCCAGGTCGGAGAGTTCCACATAGCGTGTGGTGATGCCCAACTTGCCGAAGTACTTGTCGAACAGGCTGACGGTGGAGCCGAACAGCGAGCGCGAGGCAACGATCTCGTCGCCGGCCTGCAGCAGGGCGAGTACCGTCGAGAGAATTGCCGCCATGCCGGAACTCGTCGCCACACAGCGCTCTCCCCCTTCGAGGGCCGCCAGTCGACGCTCGAAGGTATGCACCGTGGGGTTGGTGAAGCGCGAATAGACGTTGCCCGGCTCCTCTCCCTTGAACTTGCGCGCCGCTTCGGCGGCGCTGCCATAGACGAAGCTCGAGGTGGGGAAGATCGGCTCGCCATGCTCCTGCTCGTGGGTGCGGAGGTGGCCGGCGCGAATCGCCAGGGTCTCCAGCGCCCAGCTGTCGTCGGGGGGTGTCTCGTCATGCATGCTCGGCCACCTCAGTCGTCGATGTCGTCGTCTTGATTATGCATGCCCACCAGTGCGTGAGCGCCGACACTTTGCTGCTCCTTGGCGGCATCGTTGCGCGAAGCCTCCAGCGCTGACAGGTAGCCGGCATCGATATCCCCGGTCACATAGCGACCGTCGAAGACTGAGCAGTCGAACTGCTCGAGCTCGGGGTTCACCTCGCGACAGGCAGCCTTCAAGTCGTCCAGGTCCTGGTAGAAGATGCGGTCGGCGCCGATCAGCTCACCGACCTCCGCCTCGCTGCGGCCATGAGCAATCAGTTCTGCGGCCGCCGGCATGTCGATACCATAGACGTTAGGGTAGCGCACCGGCGGTGCCGCCGAGGCGAAGTAGACCTTGTTGGCACCGGCCTCACGTGCCATCTGTATGATCTGCTTGCAGGTGGTGCCGCGCACGATGGAATCGTCTACCAGCAACACGTTCTTGTCCTTGAACTCGACGCCTATGGCGTTGAGTTTCTGGCGTACCGATTTCTTGCGCTGGGTCTGCCCCGGCATGATGAAGGTCCGACCGATATAGCGGTTCTTCATGAAGCCTTCGCGATAGGTCACCCCCAGGTGTTGGGCGAGCTCCAATGCCGAAGTACGCGAGGTATCGGGAATCGGAATCACCACGTCGATGTCGTGTTCTGGCCATTCGCTGCTAATACGGTCGCCAAGCTTGCGCCCCATCTGCATGCGCGTGCCGTAGACGTAGGCACCATCGAGAATGGAATCGGGTCGTGCGAGGTAGACATGCTCGAAGATGCAGGGTGACAGCGTGGGCGTATCGGCGCACTGCTGGGTGTGGAACTCCCCCTCCATGTCGACGAAGATCGCCTCGCCTGGCGCCAGGTCGCGGTGCAACTCGAAGCCACCCACATCGAGCGCCACGGATTCCGAGGCGATCATCACCTCCTGCCCCTTGCCCTCGTCGCGAGTGCCGAACACTACCGGGCGAATACCGTTGGGGTCGCGGAACGCGACCAGGCCGACGCCGTTGATGATCGCCACCGCGGCGTAGCCGCCGCGGCAACGACGGTGCACCCGTCGCACCGCGTCGAAAATATCGCCGGGAGAAAGGTGCAGCCCCTGCTTGCCCAGTTCATGCGCGAACACGTTGAGCAGCACTTCTGAATCCGAACTGGTATTGATATGGCGCAGGTCGGAAGAGAAAAGCTCCTGCTTGAGCTGGTCCGAATTGGTCAGGTTGCCGTTGTGGGCCAGCGCGATGCCATAAGGGGAGTTCACATAGAACGGCTGCGACTCCGCTTCGCTGGACGAGCCCGCAGTGGGGTAGCGTACATGACCGATCCCCAGGTTACCCTGCAGCCGCGCCATGTGACGGGTGTGGAACACATCACGGACCAGGCCGTTGCTCTTGCGCAGCAGAAAGCGCCCTTCGCTCCATGTCATCATGCCCGCGGCATCCTGGCCGCGATGCTGAAGCACCGTCAGGGCGTCATAGATCGCCTGGTTCACGGTCTGCTTGGCCACAAGGCCTACGATACCGCACATTCCACCTTACCTCGCTTGCAGGGGCGCCGACCGAGGCCGGCTTGATAATGGCAATTGGACTTACAGCGCACCGGGCTCAGGGGTCCCGCCGTCGCGACGTTCGGGTAATGGAAGGTTCCGCCACGCTTCGGGGGCCTCAGGCACGCGGCCTTCCCAGGCTTCGAGTTGGTTCACGGCCCAGTCGCGCAGTTGCTCGAAGCTCGGCCGCAGCTCGGCGTCCTGCCATGCTTGCAACTGCGACAGCGGCGTCAGGCTGATCAGGATGGTCGCCACCACCAGCACGGCCGCACCACGCGCGACACCGAAGCAGGCACCGGCGACGCGGTTGAAGAAGCCCATGCCGACCCACTCCACGGCGGCATGCACCATGCGTATGATTATGCCGCAAAGCAGCACCACACCGAGAATCACCAGCACGAAGGCCAGCACCAACCGGCCGTCGGGGCTGTCGATCAGCCCGGAAAGCAGATCGGCCACCGGCTCTGCCAGCAGCCGTGCCGCCAGCAGCGCGATGATCCAGGCCGCCAACCCCAGTCCTTCACGGATCAGCCCACGCATGAAGCCAGCCAGGGTCGAAATGGCCAGCACGGCGAGAAAGCCCCAGTCGAGCCAGGTCAGCGTCATAACCTCATTCTCTCACTCTGACCAGCAGTCCTTGCAGGTTGATCTTTTCCTTCACTGCGCTCATGGCGCGCTCACCGGAATCCGAGGATTCGAAGGGCCCCACGTAGACCGTGGTCATGTTGTTGTCACGCCGCCGGCTGTAGACGGGGAAACCCTGCTCCTGCAGTTGCGCCTGGAGGCGTTCGGCATTTCCCGGCTCGCCAAAGCTACCCACTTGCACGGCCCATTCCCCGCTCGGCGATGAACCCTCCGTCGAGGCTTGACGATCGGCCTCGGGGCTCGGCGTCGTGGGCGAGCTGTTCTCGGTCCGCTCGGAAGCCGCCTGGGCGAGATCCGCAATGGGGTCCTGTCGAGGCGCGGCGCTATCTGCCTCGCCCTGTTGCACCGCCACGGCTGGTGCGGCTTCCACTTGGGCCGCCTCACCGGGTGAGGGCTCGACGTCTTCCAACGGCGGCTGCGGTTCCACCAGTGCGGGGCTCGCTTCGGGTGAGCGGATCTGACCCAGGCTTTCCGGTGGCTGCGGGTCGGGCACGTTGCGGCGCTCCACCGGTACCGGTTGCTCAATGGTCAGCATCGGCTGGGGGCGTTCGTCACGCGGCGCCGGCTCATCGAAAAGCATCGGCACAAAGATCACTGCCAGGGCAATCAGAATGATCGCACCGCTGATTCGTTCTCGCATTCCGTACTTCATCATCCCTCCTGCCCCCGCTAAGCCGCCTGCGCCTGCTTCCACGTCAGTATGGCCGCAACCGTGAAGAAGGAGCCGCATGCCAACACGCGATCGTCGGGCGCCAGCCGCCCGGACAACCATGCTGCACCGTCCTCGGGCGTCGGAGCCTGGTAAGCGACATGCCCCCCATACGCTTCTATGCGTCCCGCCAGATCCTCGGCATTACGTGCGCGACCACCTTCCAGGGTCACGGCGACCCAGCCATCTGCCACACCGGCCAGCGCCCCGATGACACCATCGGCGTCCTTGTCACCCAGCATGCCGAGCAGCACCCAGGTACGACCGCGGCATGGCTGCTCAGCGAGTCTTCCCGCCAGGTAAGCGGCGGCATGCGGATTGTGGCCCACATCGAGGCACCACTGTCCCAGCCACTGCATACGGCCGGGCACCTGCAACTCGCGCAAGGCCAGCCGGCAACTCACTTCATCGAGCGCAACACCGGCCGCAATCAGGGCCTGCAGTGCCGTAGCAGCATTGTCCAGCGGCAGCCCAGGATCAGGCAAGCCTTCGAGTCTGGAGGAAGTCCCATCGACAGCGGTTCCCCGCCAGTGGAAGCGACCGGTGCCGGCGGGCTCCCAGCGAAAGTCATGTACCAGCCGCATGGTCGTTGCTCCCTGCTCCTCGGCGCACTGGTGCACGCTCGCCGGCAGCTCGCCACTGCCCAGGATGACGGGACGGCCGGCACGCATGATACCGGCCTTTTCACGGCCGATGCCTTCGAGATCGGTGCCGAGGAAATCGGCATGATCGAGTGCAATGGTCGTGATGACGGCAACGTCGGCATCGATCACGTTGACCGCATCGAGCCTGCCACCCAAGCCGACCTCGAGCACGGCGAGGTCGGGCCGGTGACGAAAGATGGCCCACAGTGCCGCCAGGGTGCCGGCCTCAAAGTAGGTCAGGCTCACGGGCTCGTCAGCCAGGCGCGCCGCCTCCACGGCCTCGAAGCCGGCGACGAGCGTGGCATCATCCGCTTCACTGCCGTCGAATCGCAGCCTTTCGTTGTAACGCAACAGGTGGGGCGACGTATAAGCCGCAGTGGCAAGACCGTGCGCACGGGCCAGCGCCTCGATCATGGCAACTGTCGAGCCCTTGCCGTTGGTACCGGCCACGGTGATGATACGCGGCGCCAGGCGGCTCTCTAGCAGCCCCATGCGGTGAGCGACCTCGGCCACCCGCTCGAGGCCAAGATCGATGCCCACCGGGTGGACCTGCTCCAGATAGCTGAGCCAGTCGTCCAGCGTGCGTGATGGCGTCGAAGGCATCACGAGCGATCAGCGCGCCGAATCAAAGCGATCGGTCTCCTCGGATGATCCCGAGGGCGAAAATCTCTCCGGCGCTTCGGGCTCGACGGCGTCGATGTATTCGCCCTCCTCCGCTACCGCACGCTCGGCCTCGTCGACCAGGTCCGGCTCGTGGACCATATCCTCATCGAGGCCGCTTGGCGGTTGGTGAGTCAGCTTGCGCAGCACGGCACCCAGGCGGTCGCGCATTTCGCCACGGGCGACGATCATGTCCACCGTGCCGTGGTCTAGCAGGAACTCACTGCGCTGGAAGCCCTCAGGCAGCTTCTCGCGCACGGTTTGCTCGATGACCCTAGGTCCGGCGAAACCGATCAAGGCGTTGGGCTCGGCCACATTGAGATCGCCGAGCATGGCCAGCGACGCCGAGACGCCACCGAAAACGGGGTCTGTCAGTACCGAGATATAGGGCACACCGGCTTCGCGCAAACGCTCAAGCGCAGCCGAAGTCTTGGCCATCTGCATCAACGAGAACAGCGCTTCCTGCATTCGCGCCCCACCCGAAGCGGAGAAGCAAATGAGCGGAATGCCCTCCTCGAGCGCCAAGGCAGCGGCACGTACGAATTTCTCGCCCACCACGGCGCCCATGGACCCGCCCATGAAGGTGAACTCGAAGGCCACCACGACTACCGGCAAGCCGTCCAGAGTGCCGCGCATGGCCACCAGGGCATCCTTTTCGCCGGTCTCCTTCTGTGCCGCATTGAGGCGGTCCTTGTACTTCTTTGAGTCACGAAACTTGAGACGATCCACCGGCTCCAGGTCGGCCGAGATCTCACTCCGCCCTTCCTTGTCGAGAAACCAGTCGAGCCGCTTGCGTGCGGTCAGACGCATGTGGTGATCGCACTTGGGGCAGACGTTGTGAAGTTTTTCCAGTTCGGGCAGATAGAGTACTGCCTCGCACTTCGGGCACTTGCGCCACAGGCCGTCGGGCACGCTGGCCCGCCGGTCCTTGCGCTGAATCCGCCCCATGGAGGGAACAATCTTGTCGAGCCAGCTCATGTCAGAAAGGCTTCCGTATGCTGTTGCACCCGGCTACGCAGGGTGTCATGAATCGAAACTTGAACGAGGGCAAGCTCAGCGAGCCGGCAACGCATCCAGGGCCTGACGCATCTCGCTGAGTATCGCTTTGAGCTCGCCGGCAATCACATCGGGCTGCTCGGCGTTGTCGGCGATACGGCTGACCAGGGCGCTACCGACGATGACGCCATCGGCCACCTTGCCGACCTCGGCCGCCGAGGCCCCGTCGCGAATACCGAAACCGACGCACAGCGGCAGCTCGGTCAGTTCCCGCAGTGGCGCCAGATGTTCTGCCACGTCGTCGGCATTGAGCGTGGCGGCCCCGGTCACGCCCTTGAGCGCAACATAATAGAGGTAGCCCTCGCCATGGGCACATATTGTAGCGGCCCGCTCCCGCGAAGTGGTAGGGGCGACGAGAAAGATCGAGGCCAGGCCGTGCTGCTTGAGCAGCGGGCCGAACTCGTCGGCTTCCTCGGGAGGCATGTCGACGGTCAGCACGCCGTCGACCCCGGCCGCGGCAGCCTGCTCGGCGAAAGCGGCAAGACCGATGCGCTCGACGGGGTTGAGATAGCCCATCAGCACGATCGGCGTCTCGTGGTCGCGACTGCGGAACTCGCGCACCATCTCGAACAGGTGGCTCAAGCGCACGTTGTGCTTGAGCGCACGTTCACAGGCCTTCTGGATCACCGGGCCGTCGGCCATCGGATCGGAGAATGGCACGCCCAGCTCGAGCACGTCGGCGCCCGCTTCCACCAGGGCGTGCATGAAACCGACAGTATGCTGCGGCGCCGGATCGCCGGCTGTGATGTAGGGAATCAGCGCCCGGCGGCCCTGGGCCTTGAGTTCGGCGAAGCGTTTATCGATTCGATTCATCATCAGAACTCCAGGCCGTCGATCTTGGCGACCGTCATGATGTCCTTGTCGCCGCGGCCGGAAAGGTTGACCACGAGGTTCTGGTCGGGCCGCATGGTCGGCGCCAGCACCTTGGCATGGGCCAGCGCATGGGCCGACTCCAGCGCCGGCATGATGCCTTCCACCCGGGTCAGCTCGCGGAACGCCTCGAGCACGGCATCGTCATTGGCGGTCACGTACTGCACCCTCCCCACGTCCTTCCACAGCGCGTGCTCGGGGCCCACGCCCGGATAATCGAGGCCCGCCGAAATCGAATGGGTATCCGAGACCTGGCCGCCCTCGTCGGACATCAGGTAGGTGCGGTTGCCGTGCAGCACGCCGCGCGGCGCGTTCGACGCCAACGGCGCGGCATGGCGGCCAGTATCGATACCGTCGCCGCCGGCCTCGACGCCGTACATGGCGACTTCGTCGTCCTCGACGAAGGGATAGAACAGGCCCATGGCATTGGAGCCACCTCCGACACAGGCGATGAGCGCATCGGGCAGCTTGCCGAACTCCTCCAGCGACTGGCGACGCGCCTCGCGGCCGACAACAGCGTTGAAGTCACGCACCAGCATGGGATATGGATGCGGCCCGGCCACGGTACCGATGATATAGAAGGTGTCGTCGACGTTGGTTACCCAATCGCGAAGCGCCTCGTTCATGGCGTCCTTGAGGGTACGGGTGCCGGACTCCACCGGAATCACGTTGGCACCGAGCAGGCGCATGCGATAGACGTTGAGCTTCTGGCGCTGGACGTCTTCGGCCCCCATGTAGACCTCGCACTTCAGGCCCAGGCGTGCCGCCACGGTGGCCGTGGCCACGCCGTGCTGACCGGCGCCGGTTTCGGCAATCACCCGTGGCTTGCCGCTCATCTTGGCCAGCAGCGCTTGACCGATGGTGTTGTTCACCTTGTGCGCGCCGGTGTGGTTGAGGTCCTCGCGCTTGAGCCAGATCCGTGCCCCACCGAGTTGCTTCGACCATCGCTCCGCGTGATAGAGCGGAGAGGGCCGGCCCACGTAATGGGCCAGGTCGTAGTCGAATTCGGCCTGGAAGTCCGGATCGTCGCGAAGACGCATGTAGGTCTTCTCCAGATCGTCCAGGGCGAAGCTCAGGGTC
Proteins encoded in this window:
- a CDS encoding Spy/CpxP family protein refolding chaperone — translated: MKLTKFLATIALTLGIAGVVSAQQMQAPPQGDQVDQLDQLLDLDENQQQEIRSLLDEAERQLAPKEQEAQALQARLGDYVGPDYDENVIREDASRLGDLTGEITAETVLLQSRIESVFTEEQRQQLDEAIAQQQQQMQDLQNQMQQQEGQPAQPAQ
- a CDS encoding MATE family efflux transporter produces the protein MAIGVSALLGFQLVDSAFVARLGTAPLAAQSFTFPLTFLIIGVQVGLGIAIAALISRALGAGEAGRARRLGSLVLMAGGSIIAMLAFVLWWAQAPIFSRLGADAATRVLIRDYWAPQLLAAWLGAVLYFVYSLFRAHGDTRLPGKLMVMTSLVNLLLDPLFIFGIGPWSGLGLPGAAWATAVAFASGLLLVVKRLRQNDWLARSGLRRELAVSWRPFVAISGPAMVSQLMPPLAAMLAVSVVASLGESSVAAWGLASRLETLVLVVVLAMTMSLPPWLGRCYGAGDWAQIRELVRLALKIVVGWQLVLGTLLALLSPWAAELLAGSPDVRDDLAVLIRFLLPSYAALGVCMLVVSAGNALGWPLRAMLMSMARLFLCYLPFLWLGALLGGLSGLAMGAALGNVLAGAIAWQLMRRMLARREADTRSESKLLPGERT
- a CDS encoding PAS domain S-box protein, with the translated sequence MRYLFRSLRCLWPSSRRRLRSGSKACQGDSRFRLLLESLPNVAVQGYDRKRRVIYWNEESVRLYGYQAGEAAGRYLEELIIPESMQAQVIRDHSAWLREGKAIPPGRLVLRDKQGNPVPVYSYHVMLDEFSEDPVMFCVDVRLDTDLETVS
- a CDS encoding YceI family protein, with translation MFKKAVLATALGAVSLAATGLALADDYVVDTEGQHAFIQFKINHLGFSYILGNFEEFEGRFHYDPEDLEASSVEMEVQVGSLNTNNAERDKHFTSSDFLDASEYPTATFVSTGFTPNGDDEGVLTGELTLHGETREIEMPVTLMGEGEDPWGGYRAGFEGSTMLTLADFGIDMSDFPEAMHELELYVTFEGVRQ
- a CDS encoding cytochrome b, with amino-acid sequence MWCNTRSGWGLVSIMLHWISAAAIVGLFILGWWMTDLGYYDPWYNRAPWWHRSIGMLLLFATLLRVLWRLFQPTPVSHGSRLERVAAHLGHIALYVLMLTVMISGYLISTARGRGISVFDWFEVPALLSHLPDQASIAGEIHWYSAVALLLLAAGHTLAALKHHFLDRHDTVTRMLNPARTRRR
- a CDS encoding O-succinylhomoserine sulfhydrylase, which encodes MHDETPPDDSWALETLAIRAGHLRTHEQEHGEPIFPTSSFVYGSAAEAARKFKGEEPGNVYSRFTNPTVHTFERRLAALEGGERCVATSSGMAAILSTVLALLQAGDEIVASRSLFGSTVSLFDKYFGKLGITTRYVELSDLAAWEAAITSRTRLLFAETPSNPLSEVVDIAALAEIAHRTDALLAIDNCFLTPALQKPLALGADLVIHSATKYLDGQGRAVGGAVVGRDKELEEVFGVVRTCGPCLSPFNAWIFTKGLETLNLRMRAHCENAQALALWLQAHPAVTKVHYSGLPDHPQHELASRQQGGYGAVLGFEVKGGRESAWSVIDATRMLSITGNLGDVKTTITHPGTTTHGRLSDAQKEAAGIGEGLVRVAVGLEALEDIRADLARGLDALA
- the purF gene encoding amidophosphoribosyltransferase, translating into MCGIVGLVAKQTVNQAIYDALTVLQHRGQDAAGMMTWSEGRFLLRKSNGLVRDVFHTRHMARLQGNLGIGHVRYPTAGSSSEAESQPFYVNSPYGIALAHNGNLTNSDQLKQELFSSDLRHINTSSDSEVLLNVFAHELGKQGLHLSPGDIFDAVRRVHRRCRGGYAAVAIINGVGLVAFRDPNGIRPVVFGTRDEGKGQEVMIASESVALDVGGFELHRDLAPGEAIFVDMEGEFHTQQCADTPTLSPCIFEHVYLARPDSILDGAYVYGTRMQMGRKLGDRISSEWPEHDIDVVIPIPDTSRTSALELAQHLGVTYREGFMKNRYIGRTFIMPGQTQRKKSVRQKLNAIGVEFKDKNVLLVDDSIVRGTTCKQIIQMAREAGANKVYFASAAPPVRYPNVYGIDMPAAAELIAHGRSEAEVGELIGADRIFYQDLDDLKAACREVNPELEQFDCSVFDGRYVTGDIDAGYLSALEASRNDAAKEQQSVGAHALVGMHNQDDDIDD